In Pseudorca crassidens isolate mPseCra1 chromosome 16, mPseCra1.hap1, whole genome shotgun sequence, one DNA window encodes the following:
- the MMS19 gene encoding MMS19 nucleotide excision repair protein homolog isoform X1, producing MAAAAALEAVAPMGALWGLVQDFVMGQQEGPADQVAADVKSGSYTVLQVVEALGSSLENPEPRTRARGIQLLSQVLLQCHSLLLEKEVVHLILFYENRLKDHHLVIPSVLQGLRALSLCVALPPGLAVSVLKAIFQEVHVQSLPQVDRHTVYSIITNFMRTREEELKGLGADFTFGFIQVMDGEKDPRNLLVAFRIVHDLISRDYSLGPFVEELFEVTSCYFPIDFTPPPNDPHGIQREDLILSLRAVLASTPRFAEFLLPLLIEKVDSEILSAKLDSLQTLNACCAVYGQKELKDFLPSLWASIRREVFQTASERVEAEGLAALNSLTACLSRSVLRADAEDLLDSFLSNILQDCRHHLCEPDMKLVWPSAKLLQAAAGASARACDHITSNVLPLLLEQFHKHSQSNQRRTILEMILGFLKLQQKWSYEDKDERPLSDFKDQLCSLVFMALTDPSTQLQLVGIRTLTVLGAQPDLLSSGDLELAVGHLYRLSFLEEDSQSWVAALEASGTLATLYPVAFSSHLVPKLAGELCIEESDLARGDGPTKCSRHRRCLQALSAISTHASIVKETLPLLLQHLRQMNKGNTVAGTSEVIAVCQSLQQVAEKCQQDPESCWYFHQTAIPCLLALAVQASMPEKEHSVLKKVLLQDEVLAAMVSVIGTATTHLSPDLAAQSVAHIVPLFLDGNITFLPENSFPGRFQPFQDGSSGQRRLVALLMAFVCSLPRTVEIPQLNQLMRELLELSCCHSCPFSSTAAAKCFAGLLNKHPAGQQLDEFLQLAVDKVEAGLSSGPYRSQAFTLLVWVTKALVLRYHPLSSCLTDRLMGLLSDPELGPAAADGFSLLMSDCTDVLTRAGHAEVRIMFRQRFFTDNVPALVRGFHAAPRDVKPNYLKGLSHVLNRLPKPVLLPELPTLLSLLLEALSCPDSVVQLSTLSCLQPLLLEAPQVMSLHVDTLVTKFLNLSSSPSMAVRIAALQCMHAVTHLPTPVLLPYKLQVIRALAKPLDDKKRLVRKEAVSARGEWFLLGSPGS from the exons aTGTGAAATCTGGAAGCTATACGGTGTTACAAGTGGTGGAAGCCCTTGG GTCCTCTCTAGAGAATCCAGAACCCCGAACTCGGGCACGAGGAATCCAGCTCTTGTCACAGGTGCTACTGCAGTGTCACTCCTTGCTCCTGGAGAAGGAAG TGGTACACTTGATCCTATTCTATGAGAACCGGCTGAAGGACCATCATCTTGTGATCCCGTCTGTCCTGCAGGGTTTGAGGGCACTT AGCCTGTGTGTGGCCCTGCCCCCAGGGCTGGCTGTCTCCGTGCTTAAAGCCATCTTCCAGGAGGTCCACGTACAG TCCCTGCCACAGGTGGACCGACACACAGTCTACAGTATCATCACCAACTTCATGCGAACCCGGGAAGAAG AGCTGAAGGGCCTAGGAGCTGATTTCACCTTTGGCTTCATCCAGGTGATGGATGGGGAAAAGGATCCCCGTAATCTTCTGGTGGCCTTCCGCATCGTCCATGACCTCATCTCCAGAGACTATAGCCTGG GACCCTTTGTGGAGGAGTTGTTTGAAGTGACATCCTGTTACTTCCCTATTGATTTTACCCCT CCACCTAATGATCCCCATGGTATCCAGAGAGAAGATCTCATCCTGAGTCTTCGAGCTGTGCTGGCTTCTACACCGCGATTTGCTGAG TTCCTCCTCCCCCTGCTGATTGAGAAAGTGGATTCCGAGATTCTGAGTGCCAAGCTGGATTCTCTGCAGACTCTG AATGCTTGCTGTGCTGTGTACGGACAGAAAGAACTAAAGGACTTCCTCCCCAGCCTTTGGGCTTCTATCCGCAGAGAG GTGTTCCAGACGGCAAGTGAGCGGGTAGAGGCCGAGGGCCTGGCAGCCCTTAACTCCCTGACTGCGTGTTTGTCTCGCTCTGTGCTGAGGGCTGATGCTGAGGACCTCCTTGACTCCTTCCTTAGCAACATTCTACAGG ACTGCAGGCACCATCTGTGTGAACCAGACATGAAACTGGTGTGGCCTAGTGCCAAACTGTTGCAGGCGGCTGCAGGTGCATCTGCCCGGGCCTGTGACCACATCACCAGCAACGTGCTGCCCCTACTGCTGGAACAGTTCCACAAGCACAGTCAG AGCAACCAGCGGCGGACAATCCTTGAAATGATCCTGGGTTTCTTGAAGCTGCAACAGAAATGGAGCTATGAAGACAAGG ATGAAAGGCCTCTGAGTGACTTCAAGGACCAGCTGTGCTCACTGGTATTCATGGCCCTGACGGaccccagcacccagcttcagCTTGTTGGCATCCGTACACTCACAGTCTTGGGTGCCCAGCCAG ATCTCCTGTCTTCTGGGGACTTGGAGCTGGCAGTGGGTCATCTATACAGActgagcttcctggaggaggattCCCAGAGTTG GGTGGCAGCACTGGAAGCATCAGGAACCCTGGCCACTCTCTACCCTGTGGCCTTCAGCAGCCACCTAGTGCCCAAGCTTGCTGGGGAGCTGTGTATAG AGGAGTCAGATTTGGCTAGAGGAGATGGGCCCACCAAATGCTCCCGGCATCGGCGCTGTCTGCAAGCCTTGTCAGCTATATCCACACATGCCAGTATTGTCAAGGAGACCCTGCCTCTTCTGCTGCAGCATCTCCGCCAGATGAACAAAG GGAATACGGTTGCAGGAACAAGTGAAGTTATTGCTGTCTGTCAGAGTCTCCAGCAGGTGGCAGAAAAATGCCAGCAAGACCCCGAGAGCTGCTGGTATTTCCATCAGACAGCTATACCTTGCCTGCTTGCCTTGGCTGTGCAGGCTTCCATGCCAG AGAAGGAGCACTCAGTTCTGAAGAAAGTGCTGTTGCAGGATGAGGTCTTGGCCGCCATGGTGTCTGTCATTGGCACTGCCACCACCCACTTGAGCCCTGA CTTGGCTGCCCAGAGTGTCGCCCACATTGTGCCCCTCTTCTTGGATGGCAACATCACCTTCCTGCCTGAAAACAGCTTCCCTGGCAGATTCCAACCATTCCAG GATGGCTCCTCAGGGCAGAGGCGGCTGGTTGCACTGCTTATGGCCTTTGTCTGCTCCCTGCCTCGAACT GTGGAAATCCCTCAGCTGAACCAACTCATGCGGGAACTTTTAGAGCTGAGCTGCTGCCACAGCTGCCCCTTCTCCTCCACTGCTGCTGCCAAGTGCTTTGCAGGACTTCTGAACAAGCATCCTGCAG GGCAACAGCTGGATGAATTCCTACAGCTGGCTGTGGACAAAGTGGAGGCTGGGCTGAGCTCTGGGCCCTATCGTAGTCAGGCCTTCACACTGCTTGTCTGG GTCACAAAGGCCCTAGTGCTCAGATATCATCCTCTCAGCTCCTGCCTTACAGACCGG ctCATGGGCCTCCTGAGTGATCCAGAACTAGGCCCAGCAGCAGCTGATGGCTTCTCTCTGCTCATGTCTGACTGCACTGATGTGCTGACTCGTGCTGGCCATGCTGAAGTGCGGATCATGTTTCGCCAGCGGTTCTTCACGGATAACGTGCCTGCTTTGGTCCGGGGTTTCCATGCTGCTCCTCGAG ATGTGAAGCCAAATTACCTGAAGGGTCTGTCTCATGTACTTAACAGGCtgccaaagcctgtgctcttgcCGGAGCTGCCCACG CTGCTTTCCTTGCTGCTGGAAGCCCTGTCCTGCCCAGACTCTGTGGTACAGCTCTCCACCCTCAGCTGCCTTCAGCCTCTTCTACTGGAAGCACCCCAAGTAATGAGTCTTCATGTTGACACCCTCGTCACCAAGTTCCTAAACCTCAGCTCCAGCCCTTCCATG GCTGTCCGGATCGCTGCACTGCAGTGTATGCACGCTGTTACTCACCTGCCCACCCCTGTG CTGCTGCCGTACAAACTGCAGGTGATCCGGGCCTTAGCCAAACCCCTGGATGACAAGAAGAGACTGGTGCGTAAGGAAGCAGTGTCAGCCAGGGGAGAATG GTTTCTGCTGGGGAGCCCTGGCAGCTGA
- the MMS19 gene encoding MMS19 nucleotide excision repair protein homolog isoform X2, whose product MKLVWPSAKLLQAAAGASARACDHITSNVLPLLLEQFHKHSQSNQRRTILEMILGFLKLQQKWSYEDKDERPLSDFKDQLCSLVFMALTDPSTQLQLVGIRTLTVLGAQPDLLSSGDLELAVGHLYRLSFLEEDSQSWVAALEASGTLATLYPVAFSSHLVPKLAGELCIEESDLARGDGPTKCSRHRRCLQALSAISTHASIVKETLPLLLQHLRQMNKGNTVAGTSEVIAVCQSLQQVAEKCQQDPESCWYFHQTAIPCLLALAVQASMPEKEHSVLKKVLLQDEVLAAMVSVIGTATTHLSPDLAAQSVAHIVPLFLDGNITFLPENSFPGRFQPFQDGSSGQRRLVALLMAFVCSLPRTVEIPQLNQLMRELLELSCCHSCPFSSTAAAKCFAGLLNKHPAGQQLDEFLQLAVDKVEAGLSSGPYRSQAFTLLVWVTKALVLRYHPLSSCLTDRLMGLLSDPELGPAAADGFSLLMSDCTDVLTRAGHAEVRIMFRQRFFTDNVPALVRGFHAAPRDVKPNYLKGLSHVLNRLPKPVLLPELPTLLSLLLEALSCPDSVVQLSTLSCLQPLLLEAPQVMSLHVDTLVTKFLNLSSSPSMAVRIAALQCMHAVTHLPTPVLLPYKLQVIRALAKPLDDKKRLVRKEAVSARGEWFLLGSPGS is encoded by the exons ATGAAACTGGTGTGGCCTAGTGCCAAACTGTTGCAGGCGGCTGCAGGTGCATCTGCCCGGGCCTGTGACCACATCACCAGCAACGTGCTGCCCCTACTGCTGGAACAGTTCCACAAGCACAGTCAG AGCAACCAGCGGCGGACAATCCTTGAAATGATCCTGGGTTTCTTGAAGCTGCAACAGAAATGGAGCTATGAAGACAAGG ATGAAAGGCCTCTGAGTGACTTCAAGGACCAGCTGTGCTCACTGGTATTCATGGCCCTGACGGaccccagcacccagcttcagCTTGTTGGCATCCGTACACTCACAGTCTTGGGTGCCCAGCCAG ATCTCCTGTCTTCTGGGGACTTGGAGCTGGCAGTGGGTCATCTATACAGActgagcttcctggaggaggattCCCAGAGTTG GGTGGCAGCACTGGAAGCATCAGGAACCCTGGCCACTCTCTACCCTGTGGCCTTCAGCAGCCACCTAGTGCCCAAGCTTGCTGGGGAGCTGTGTATAG AGGAGTCAGATTTGGCTAGAGGAGATGGGCCCACCAAATGCTCCCGGCATCGGCGCTGTCTGCAAGCCTTGTCAGCTATATCCACACATGCCAGTATTGTCAAGGAGACCCTGCCTCTTCTGCTGCAGCATCTCCGCCAGATGAACAAAG GGAATACGGTTGCAGGAACAAGTGAAGTTATTGCTGTCTGTCAGAGTCTCCAGCAGGTGGCAGAAAAATGCCAGCAAGACCCCGAGAGCTGCTGGTATTTCCATCAGACAGCTATACCTTGCCTGCTTGCCTTGGCTGTGCAGGCTTCCATGCCAG AGAAGGAGCACTCAGTTCTGAAGAAAGTGCTGTTGCAGGATGAGGTCTTGGCCGCCATGGTGTCTGTCATTGGCACTGCCACCACCCACTTGAGCCCTGA CTTGGCTGCCCAGAGTGTCGCCCACATTGTGCCCCTCTTCTTGGATGGCAACATCACCTTCCTGCCTGAAAACAGCTTCCCTGGCAGATTCCAACCATTCCAG GATGGCTCCTCAGGGCAGAGGCGGCTGGTTGCACTGCTTATGGCCTTTGTCTGCTCCCTGCCTCGAACT GTGGAAATCCCTCAGCTGAACCAACTCATGCGGGAACTTTTAGAGCTGAGCTGCTGCCACAGCTGCCCCTTCTCCTCCACTGCTGCTGCCAAGTGCTTTGCAGGACTTCTGAACAAGCATCCTGCAG GGCAACAGCTGGATGAATTCCTACAGCTGGCTGTGGACAAAGTGGAGGCTGGGCTGAGCTCTGGGCCCTATCGTAGTCAGGCCTTCACACTGCTTGTCTGG GTCACAAAGGCCCTAGTGCTCAGATATCATCCTCTCAGCTCCTGCCTTACAGACCGG ctCATGGGCCTCCTGAGTGATCCAGAACTAGGCCCAGCAGCAGCTGATGGCTTCTCTCTGCTCATGTCTGACTGCACTGATGTGCTGACTCGTGCTGGCCATGCTGAAGTGCGGATCATGTTTCGCCAGCGGTTCTTCACGGATAACGTGCCTGCTTTGGTCCGGGGTTTCCATGCTGCTCCTCGAG ATGTGAAGCCAAATTACCTGAAGGGTCTGTCTCATGTACTTAACAGGCtgccaaagcctgtgctcttgcCGGAGCTGCCCACG CTGCTTTCCTTGCTGCTGGAAGCCCTGTCCTGCCCAGACTCTGTGGTACAGCTCTCCACCCTCAGCTGCCTTCAGCCTCTTCTACTGGAAGCACCCCAAGTAATGAGTCTTCATGTTGACACCCTCGTCACCAAGTTCCTAAACCTCAGCTCCAGCCCTTCCATG GCTGTCCGGATCGCTGCACTGCAGTGTATGCACGCTGTTACTCACCTGCCCACCCCTGTG CTGCTGCCGTACAAACTGCAGGTGATCCGGGCCTTAGCCAAACCCCTGGATGACAAGAAGAGACTGGTGCGTAAGGAAGCAGTGTCAGCCAGGGGAGAATG GTTTCTGCTGGGGAGCCCTGGCAGCTGA